A section of the Thauera chlorobenzoica genome encodes:
- the lpxB gene encoding lipid-A-disaccharide synthase: MTIRIAMVAGEASGDLLASHLIRALRRHLPEAEFFGIGGPKMVAEGFDARWPCERLAVHGYVDALKRYRELSAIRRTLLAQIRAERPAAFIGVDAPDFNLWLEGRTKDAGIPAIHFVSPSIWAWRGGRIKRIARAVSHMLCLFPFEPVLYERAGVAVSYVGHPLADVFPLQPDRAAARAALGVDGAGPVVALLPGSRQSEVSNLADTYIGTARRLLARNPAVRFLVPLATPETRQLFDDAIRRTQAADLPIRILPGQAVEAMTAADVVLVASGTASLEAALLKRPMVITYRIGKWQYRLMKRLAYLPWVGLPNILCNEGIVPELLQDEAEPEKLAAALEAWLADDRRRAALEARFAELHLSLRQDTAAKAAAAILPYLKGAGA, from the coding sequence ATGACCATCCGCATCGCCATGGTCGCCGGCGAAGCTTCCGGCGACCTGCTCGCCAGCCACCTCATCCGCGCGCTGCGCCGCCACCTGCCCGAGGCCGAGTTCTTCGGCATCGGCGGCCCGAAGATGGTCGCCGAAGGCTTCGATGCGCGCTGGCCGTGCGAGCGCCTCGCCGTCCATGGTTACGTCGATGCGCTCAAGCGCTACCGCGAACTGTCCGCAATCCGCCGCACGCTGCTGGCGCAGATCCGTGCCGAGCGCCCGGCCGCCTTCATCGGCGTTGACGCCCCCGACTTCAACCTCTGGCTCGAGGGCCGGACCAAGGACGCCGGGATCCCGGCGATCCACTTCGTCAGCCCGTCGATCTGGGCCTGGCGCGGCGGGCGCATCAAGCGCATCGCGCGCGCGGTGTCGCACATGTTGTGCCTGTTCCCGTTCGAGCCCGTCCTCTACGAGCGCGCCGGCGTGGCGGTGAGCTACGTCGGCCATCCGCTCGCCGACGTCTTCCCGCTGCAGCCCGACCGTGCCGCCGCCCGCGCTGCGCTCGGGGTGGACGGCGCGGGGCCGGTCGTCGCGCTGCTCCCCGGCAGCCGCCAGTCGGAAGTGAGCAACCTCGCCGACACCTATATCGGCACCGCGCGCCGCCTGCTCGCGCGCAACCCCGCGGTGCGCTTTCTCGTTCCGCTGGCGACGCCGGAAACGCGCCAGCTGTTCGACGACGCCATCCGCCGCACCCAGGCCGCCGACCTGCCGATCCGCATCCTGCCCGGGCAGGCGGTGGAGGCGATGACCGCCGCCGACGTGGTGCTGGTGGCGAGCGGCACCGCCAGCCTCGAGGCCGCGCTGCTCAAGCGGCCGATGGTCATCACCTACCGCATCGGCAAGTGGCAGTACCGGCTGATGAAGCGCCTGGCCTACCTGCCCTGGGTGGGGCTGCCGAACATCCTGTGCAACGAGGGCATCGTCCCCGAGCTGCTGCAGGACGAGGCCGAGCCGGAAAAACTCGCCGCCGCGCTTGAAGCCTGGCTCGCCGACGATCGCCGCCGCGCCGCGCTCGAAGCGCGCTTTGCCGAGCTCCACCTGAGCCTGCGCCAGGACACCGCGGCCAAGGCGGCGGCGGCGATCCTGCCCTACCTGAAGGGCGCCGGCGCATGA
- the rnhB gene encoding ribonuclease HII has protein sequence MTRDLFAPDPPAAGQAPVLVCGVDEAGRGPLCGPVVAAAVILDPARPIAGLADSKKLSEAARDRLAPLIRTHALAWAVAEASVEEIDRLNILHATLLAMQRAVMALDLGRCGAPGEVRIDGNRCPALPYPARAIVKGDATEPAISAASILAKTARDAAMRTLDAQWPQYGLAAHKGYPTAAHLAALQAHGVADFYRRSFAPVRKLLGSPPAP, from the coding sequence ATGACCCGGGATCTGTTCGCTCCGGATCCGCCGGCCGCCGGCCAGGCGCCCGTGCTCGTCTGCGGCGTCGACGAAGCCGGCCGCGGGCCGCTGTGCGGACCGGTGGTCGCCGCCGCGGTGATCCTCGATCCGGCGCGCCCGATCGCCGGCCTCGCCGATTCGAAAAAGCTCAGCGAAGCCGCCCGCGACCGCCTCGCGCCGCTGATCCGCACGCACGCCCTGGCGTGGGCGGTGGCCGAAGCCAGCGTCGAGGAGATCGACCGCCTGAACATCCTCCACGCCACCTTGCTGGCGATGCAGCGCGCGGTGATGGCACTCGACCTGGGGCGCTGCGGCGCCCCCGGCGAAGTCCGGATCGACGGCAACCGCTGCCCGGCGCTGCCGTACCCGGCGCGTGCGATCGTCAAGGGCGACGCCACCGAACCGGCGATCTCGGCCGCCTCCATCCTGGCCAAGACCGCACGCGATGCGGCGATGCGCACGCTCGACGCGCAATGGCCGCAATATGGCCTCGCCGCGCACAAGGGCTATCCCACCGCGGCCCACCTCGCCGCGCTGCAGGCGCACGGCGTCGCCGACTTCTACCGCCGCAGCTTCGCCCCGGTGCGCAAGCTGCTGGGAAGCCCGCCGGCACCGTGA
- a CDS encoding methyltransferase domain-containing protein codes for MSRPQPLPPSPATPAPAHARRHAIRTAFERAAARYDAAAHIQRETCSRLTAFGTGFDRSLALAPGARVLDAGCGTGFGLAALDRLCPGTHRIGVDLAPSMLAHARQRAGRTDDVPAGDPEAAAFLPLCADLEHLPLARASLALVWSSLALQWCAPRAALAEIAHVLAPGGLALIATLGPHTLRELREAFAAIDEHRHTIDFHAPAHWSAAATGCGLQVEGVENVALQACAPDLRRLLGDIKAIGAATVDGERRRRPLGRAAWARLEAHYERHRRADAQLPATYDLILLALRKP; via the coding sequence ATGAGCCGGCCTCAGCCCTTGCCCCCCTCCCCGGCCACGCCTGCACCCGCACACGCGCGCCGGCATGCGATCCGCACCGCCTTCGAGCGCGCCGCCGCCCGCTACGATGCCGCCGCCCATATCCAGCGCGAGACCTGCAGCCGACTGACCGCGTTCGGCACCGGCTTCGACCGCAGCCTCGCCCTCGCCCCCGGCGCCCGGGTGCTCGACGCCGGCTGCGGCACCGGCTTCGGCCTGGCCGCCCTCGACCGGCTGTGCCCCGGCACCCACCGTATCGGCGTCGACCTCGCCCCCTCGATGCTCGCCCACGCCCGGCAGCGCGCAGGGCGAACCGACGACGTCCCGGCGGGCGATCCGGAGGCCGCGGCTTTCCTGCCGCTGTGCGCCGACCTCGAACACCTGCCGCTGGCCCGCGCCAGCCTCGCCCTGGTGTGGTCCAGCCTGGCGCTGCAGTGGTGCGCGCCGCGGGCGGCGCTGGCGGAAATCGCGCACGTGCTCGCCCCCGGCGGCCTGGCCCTGATCGCCACCCTCGGCCCGCACACCTTGCGCGAGCTGCGCGAAGCCTTCGCCGCGATCGACGAGCACCGCCACACCATCGATTTCCATGCGCCCGCGCACTGGAGTGCCGCCGCCACCGGCTGCGGCCTGCAGGTGGAAGGGGTGGAGAATGTCGCCCTGCAGGCCTGCGCCCCCGACCTACGCCGCCTGCTCGGGGACATCAAGGCGATCGGCGCCGCCACCGTCGACGGCGAGCGCCGCCGCCGACCGCTCGGACGTGCGGCGTGGGCGAGGCTGGAAGCGCACTACGAGCGCCATCGCCGCGCCGATGCCCAGCTGCCGGCCACCTACGACCTGATCCTGCTGGCGTTGCGCAAACCCTGA
- the bioF gene encoding 8-amino-7-oxononanoate synthase — protein MSLRDDLHAGLAALERDALRRRRRRNTLPCAPHAQVDGRALLAFGSNDYLGLAAEPALAAALAAGAQRFGTGAGASHLVTGHHAVHDELETALARFVGAERALYFSTGYMANSGVLPALLGRGDAVFADRLNHASLVDGALLSRAELHRYPHLDLAALDTLLERSSARRKAIVTDAVFSMDGDVAPLPALLERAARHDAWLIVDDAHGFGVLGPQGRGTVAEAGLSVHPEAWRIVLIGTLGKAAGVAGAFVAGEATLVEWLLQKTRTYIFTTGAPPALAHALLESLRLIEAGDGRRAHLNRLITLFRTRAQLQRWRLLPSRTPVQPVVIGDNDETLAVSAALEAAGLWVPAIRPPTVPTGSARLRISLSAAHREDEVIRLADTLCELERQLA, from the coding sequence ATGAGCCTGCGCGACGACCTCCATGCCGGCCTCGCGGCGCTCGAGCGCGACGCCCTGCGCCGCCGCCGGCGCCGCAACACCCTGCCGTGCGCCCCGCACGCGCAGGTCGACGGCCGCGCCCTGCTTGCCTTCGGCAGCAACGACTACCTCGGCCTCGCCGCCGAGCCGGCGCTCGCCGCTGCGCTCGCCGCCGGCGCGCAGCGCTTCGGCACCGGCGCCGGAGCCTCGCACCTGGTCACCGGCCACCACGCGGTGCACGACGAACTGGAAACCGCGCTCGCGCGTTTCGTCGGCGCCGAGCGCGCACTGTATTTTTCCACCGGCTACATGGCCAACAGCGGCGTGCTGCCGGCCCTGCTCGGACGCGGCGACGCGGTGTTCGCCGATCGCCTCAACCACGCCTCGCTGGTCGATGGGGCGCTGCTGTCGCGCGCCGAACTGCACCGCTACCCCCACCTCGACCTCGCCGCGCTCGACACCCTGCTCGAACGCAGCAGCGCCCGCCGCAAGGCCATCGTCACCGACGCCGTGTTCAGCATGGACGGCGACGTCGCGCCGCTGCCCGCGCTGCTCGAACGCGCCGCCCGCCACGACGCCTGGCTGATCGTGGACGATGCCCACGGTTTCGGCGTGCTCGGCCCGCAGGGACGCGGCACGGTCGCCGAAGCCGGCCTCAGCGTTCACCCCGAAGCCTGGCGCATCGTGCTGATCGGTACCCTCGGCAAGGCCGCCGGGGTGGCCGGCGCCTTCGTCGCCGGCGAGGCGACGCTCGTCGAATGGCTGCTGCAGAAGACGCGCACCTACATTTTCACCACCGGCGCCCCGCCCGCGCTCGCCCATGCGCTGCTCGAAAGCCTGCGCCTGATCGAGGCCGGCGATGGCCGCCGCGCCCATCTGAACCGCCTGATCACCCTCTTCCGCACGCGCGCCCAGCTACAGCGCTGGCGCCTGCTACCCTCGCGCACGCCGGTCCAGCCGGTGGTGATCGGCGACAACGACGAAACCCTGGCGGTATCGGCGGCGCTGGAAGCCGCCGGCTTGTGGGTGCCGGCGATCCGCCCGCCCACCGTCCCCACCGGCAGCGCCCGGCTGCGGATCTCGCTGAGCGCAGCGCATCGCGAGGACGAGGTGATCCGCCTCGCCGACACCTTGTGCGAACTGGAAAGGCAGCTCGCATGA
- the lpxD gene encoding UDP-3-O-(3-hydroxymyristoyl)glucosamine N-acyltransferase, with protein MFRLDELVARLGGVLVGDAGVVVRRVATLEQAGEGDLAFLANRKYLPQLQRSAASAVILAPDARDLLVDRPRIVAPDPYLYFARVAQLFNPVPAPQAGIHPLAAVACAVPPSAEIGPGASLEEGVELGEDVVVGAGCHIGRGTRIGRGTRLAPRVTIYHGCVVGDDCIIHAGAVIGADGFGFAREKSGRWVKIPQVGRVVIGNDVEIGANTTIDRGALDDTVIGDGCKLDNQIQIAHNVHIGACTAIAGCVGIAGSTRIGARCMIGGQAGLIGHLSICDDVVISAGTLVSKSITQPGVYTGSVPLQRHADWVRNFSHLRRLDALAERVRTLEHGHDGRNDRKPD; from the coding sequence ATGTTCCGTCTCGACGAACTGGTGGCGCGGCTCGGCGGCGTGCTGGTCGGTGACGCCGGCGTCGTGGTTCGGCGCGTCGCCACGCTGGAACAGGCCGGGGAGGGCGACCTGGCCTTCCTCGCCAACCGCAAGTACCTGCCACAGCTGCAACGCAGCGCGGCAAGTGCGGTGATCCTCGCGCCGGACGCGCGCGACCTGCTCGTCGACCGGCCGCGCATCGTTGCTCCCGACCCCTACCTGTATTTCGCCCGCGTCGCCCAGCTGTTCAATCCCGTGCCGGCGCCGCAGGCGGGCATCCATCCGCTTGCCGCAGTGGCCTGCGCGGTTCCGCCGAGCGCGGAAATCGGCCCTGGAGCTTCACTCGAGGAGGGCGTCGAACTTGGCGAAGACGTTGTCGTCGGTGCCGGCTGCCACATCGGCCGCGGCACGCGGATCGGCCGTGGCACGCGGCTGGCACCGCGGGTGACCATTTATCACGGCTGCGTCGTCGGTGACGACTGCATCATCCATGCCGGCGCGGTGATCGGCGCCGACGGTTTCGGCTTCGCCCGCGAAAAATCCGGGCGCTGGGTCAAGATTCCCCAGGTCGGCCGGGTCGTCATCGGCAACGACGTCGAAATCGGCGCCAACACCACCATCGACCGCGGTGCGCTCGACGACACCGTGATCGGCGACGGCTGCAAGCTCGACAACCAGATCCAGATCGCCCACAACGTGCACATCGGCGCATGCACTGCAATCGCCGGCTGCGTCGGCATTGCCGGCAGCACCCGGATCGGTGCGCGCTGCATGATCGGCGGCCAGGCCGGCCTCATCGGCCACCTTTCCATCTGCGACGATGTGGTCATTTCCGCCGGCACCCTGGTGAGCAAGTCGATCACCCAGCCAGGGGTCTATACCGGCAGCGTGCCGCTCCAGCGCCACGCCGACTGGGTGCGCAATTTTTCCCACCTGCGCCGCCTCGACGCACTTGCCGAACGCGTCCGCACGCTCGAACACGGGCACGACGGTCGGAACGACCGCAAACCAGACTGA
- a CDS encoding alpha/beta fold hydrolase gives MNRVPVSSPPLPSTAVCASPPSSSAALVLLHGWAMSPAAWAPLQAQLGALPTLAPALPGHGTGAPRPQAPGLAGWSDALAATLPQGAAGAIVVGWSLGGLLALELAHRYPERVARLVLIGATARFVADESGSPGLDAEVVEGFRRGFATDPAATLKRFIALQCLGEADRRRTLQAVGAALAPDSDHAPPDPVLADGLAILADSDLRPQLGAIRQPCLIIHGEHDALMPLAAAQALAAALPAAELRVLDGSGHALPLSRPADCARLIGAFLR, from the coding sequence GTGAACCGCGTTCCCGTGTCCTCCCCGCCGCTTCCTTCCACCGCGGTTTGCGCCTCGCCGCCGTCTTCTTCCGCAGCGCTGGTGCTGCTCCATGGCTGGGCGATGTCGCCGGCGGCGTGGGCGCCGCTGCAGGCGCAGCTCGGCGCGCTGCCGACCCTGGCGCCCGCCCTGCCCGGCCATGGCACCGGCGCGCCGCGCCCGCAGGCACCCGGACTGGCGGGGTGGTCGGATGCGCTTGCCGCCACCCTGCCGCAGGGCGCCGCAGGTGCCATCGTGGTCGGGTGGTCGCTGGGCGGGCTGCTCGCGCTCGAACTGGCCCACCGTTATCCCGAGCGTGTCGCCCGCCTGGTGCTGATCGGCGCCACTGCGCGCTTCGTCGCCGACGAGTCGGGCTCGCCCGGCCTCGACGCGGAGGTGGTGGAGGGGTTTCGCCGCGGCTTCGCGACCGACCCCGCCGCCACGCTGAAGCGCTTCATCGCCCTCCAGTGCCTGGGCGAGGCCGACCGGCGCCGCACCCTGCAGGCGGTCGGCGCCGCCCTTGCCCCGGATTCGGACCACGCCCCCCCCGACCCGGTGCTGGCCGACGGGCTGGCGATCCTCGCCGACAGCGACCTGCGCCCGCAGCTCGGCGCAATCCGCCAGCCCTGCCTGATCATCCACGGCGAGCACGACGCGCTGATGCCCTTGGCCGCCGCGCAAGCGCTGGCCGCGGCCCTGCCCGCCGCCGAACTGCGGGTGCTCGACGGCAGCGGCCATGCCCTGCCGCTGTCGCGCCCCGCCGACTGCGCCCGGCTGATCGGGGCGTTCCTGCGATGA
- the fabZ gene encoding 3-hydroxyacyl-ACP dehydratase FabZ — protein sequence MNINEIIEYLPHRYPFLLIDRVLEIEEGKRIKALKNVTMNEPFFPGHFPHHPVMPGVLIVEAMAQAAAVLSFKSMGVKPDENSVVYFAGIDNVRFKRPVVPGDQLIFDVEITQSKRNIYKYKGVARVDGDVATEAELMCALKTL from the coding sequence ATGAACATCAACGAAATCATCGAGTACCTGCCGCATCGCTATCCCTTCCTGCTGATCGACCGGGTGCTCGAGATCGAAGAAGGCAAGCGCATCAAGGCGCTGAAGAACGTGACCATGAACGAGCCTTTCTTTCCGGGGCATTTTCCCCATCACCCGGTGATGCCCGGGGTGCTGATCGTCGAGGCGATGGCCCAGGCCGCTGCGGTGCTGTCGTTCAAGAGCATGGGGGTCAAGCCCGACGAAAACTCCGTGGTGTACTTCGCCGGCATCGACAACGTCCGCTTCAAGCGCCCGGTGGTGCCGGGCGACCAGCTGATCTTCGACGTCGAGATCACCCAGAGCAAGCGCAATATCTACAAGTACAAGGGCGTGGCCCGCGTCGATGGCGACGTCGCGACCGAGGCCGAGCTGATGTGCGCGCTGAAGACCCTATGA
- a CDS encoding adenosylmethionine--8-amino-7-oxononanoate transaminase: MLRSDDLLARSLAAVWHPCTQMKHHEALPLVPIVGGEGAWLIDADGRRLLDGISSWWVNLFGHCNPRINAALKDQLDTLEHVMLAGFTHPPVVELSERLAALTGHRLGHAFYASDGASATEIALKMSVHYWRNHGEAGKNRFLSLAGSYHGETVGALAVTDVALFRDAYAALVRGGGTVPCPDARLAADGEPAAEVARRAAAALEAHLDAHHAETAALIVEPLVQGAAGMVMYDAEYLRLARALCDRYRVHLIADEIAVGCGRTGTFFAWEQAAAPGAGTAGGWPDFLCLSKGISGGYLPLSLVLSSDDIYQAFYDEHTARAFLHSHSYTGNPLACRAALATLDIFTADGVIEANRSRARLLGDAVRARFADHRAVRHLRQCGMIAAFDVAGAPPDFARRFFAAALEQGVLLRPIGDTVYFMPPYIVDADDIDRLADGAAAALAAALA; encoded by the coding sequence ATGCTCCGCTCCGACGATCTGCTGGCCCGCTCGCTCGCCGCCGTCTGGCACCCGTGCACGCAGATGAAGCACCACGAGGCCCTGCCCCTGGTGCCGATCGTCGGCGGCGAAGGTGCGTGGCTGATCGATGCCGACGGCCGCCGCCTGCTCGACGGCATCAGCTCGTGGTGGGTGAACCTGTTCGGGCACTGCAACCCGCGCATCAACGCCGCGCTCAAGGACCAGCTCGACACCCTGGAGCATGTGATGCTCGCCGGCTTCACCCATCCGCCGGTGGTCGAGCTGTCCGAACGCCTTGCCGCCCTCACCGGCCACCGCCTGGGCCATGCCTTCTACGCCTCGGACGGCGCCTCGGCCACCGAGATCGCGCTGAAGATGAGCGTGCACTACTGGCGCAACCACGGTGAGGCGGGCAAGAACCGTTTCCTCAGCCTGGCCGGCAGCTACCACGGCGAGACCGTCGGCGCGCTCGCGGTCACCGACGTCGCCCTGTTCCGCGACGCCTACGCGGCGCTGGTGCGCGGCGGCGGCACCGTGCCCTGCCCCGACGCCCGCCTCGCCGCGGACGGCGAACCGGCCGCCGAGGTGGCGCGGCGCGCGGCGGCGGCGCTCGAAGCCCATCTCGACGCCCACCACGCCGAGACCGCGGCGCTGATCGTCGAACCCCTGGTGCAGGGCGCCGCCGGGATGGTGATGTACGACGCCGAGTACCTGCGCCTGGCGCGCGCACTGTGCGACCGCTACCGGGTGCACCTGATCGCCGACGAGATCGCCGTCGGCTGCGGGCGCACCGGCACCTTCTTCGCCTGGGAGCAGGCCGCCGCACCCGGCGCCGGCACGGCGGGCGGCTGGCCCGACTTCCTGTGCCTGTCGAAAGGCATCTCCGGCGGCTATCTGCCGCTGTCGCTGGTGCTGAGCTCGGATGACATCTACCAGGCCTTCTACGACGAGCACACGGCGCGCGCCTTCCTCCATTCCCATTCCTACACCGGCAACCCGCTGGCCTGCCGCGCGGCGCTCGCCACCCTCGACATCTTCACCGCCGACGGCGTGATCGAAGCCAACCGCAGCCGCGCCCGCCTGCTCGGCGACGCCGTGCGCGCGCGCTTCGCCGACCACCGCGCGGTGCGCCACCTGCGCCAGTGCGGAATGATCGCGGCCTTCGACGTCGCCGGCGCCCCACCCGACTTCGCCCGCCGCTTCTTCGCTGCCGCCCTCGAACAAGGCGTGCTGCTGCGCCCGATCGGCGACACGGTGTATTTCATGCCGCCCTACATCGTCGATGCGGACGACATCGACCGCCTCGCCGATGGCGCCGCCGCCGCCCTTGCCGCGGCGCTGGCGTGA
- the lpxA gene encoding acyl-ACP--UDP-N-acetylglucosamine O-acyltransferase, with product MIHPTALIHPGAKLGAGVSVGAYSIVGEHVEIGDGTRIGPHVVIEGHTRIGRDNEIFQFCSIGASPQDKKYDAEPTRLEIGDRNTIREFCSFNVGTSQDAHVTRVGSDNWVMAYVHIAHDCQVGDHTIFANNATLAGHVHVDDWAILGGFTGVHQFCRVGAHSFCGVGTVLLQDLPPFVTVAGNPAKPHGINSEGLKRRGYSAEGIAAIKRAYRALYRSGLSLDEARARVAEIVAGHTEAAPFAEFIAGSGRGLVR from the coding sequence ATGATCCACCCCACCGCCCTCATCCACCCCGGCGCGAAGCTCGGGGCCGGCGTCAGCGTCGGCGCCTACTCGATCGTCGGCGAGCATGTCGAGATCGGCGACGGCACCCGCATCGGCCCGCACGTGGTCATCGAAGGCCATACCCGCATCGGCCGCGACAACGAGATCTTCCAGTTCTGTTCGATCGGCGCCAGCCCGCAGGACAAGAAGTACGACGCCGAGCCGACCCGGCTCGAGATCGGCGACCGCAACACGATCCGCGAGTTCTGCTCGTTCAACGTCGGCACCAGCCAGGATGCCCACGTCACCCGCGTCGGCAGCGACAACTGGGTCATGGCCTACGTGCACATCGCGCATGACTGCCAGGTTGGCGACCACACCATCTTCGCCAACAACGCCACCCTCGCCGGCCACGTCCACGTCGACGACTGGGCGATCCTCGGCGGCTTCACCGGCGTGCATCAGTTCTGCCGCGTCGGCGCGCACAGCTTCTGCGGCGTCGGCACCGTGCTGCTGCAGGACCTGCCGCCTTTCGTCACCGTCGCCGGCAATCCGGCCAAGCCCCACGGCATCAACAGCGAAGGCCTCAAGCGGCGCGGCTACAGCGCCGAGGGCATCGCCGCGATCAAGCGTGCCTACCGCGCGCTGTACCGTTCCGGCCTGTCGCTCGACGAAGCCCGCGCGCGCGTCGCCGAGATCGTCGCCGGGCATACCGAAGCCGCGCCGTTCGCCGAATTCATCGCCGGATCCGGGCGCGGCCTGGTGCGCTGA
- the bioD gene encoding dethiobiotin synthase → MSTEKPARAWFIAGTDTGIGKTFATCALLHAARSRGKTALGMKPVAAGALRIGDEWINEDAAALRAAGSFDPGLALLNPCCLREPIAPHLAAAEEGVHITLAPLLAAFDALRRQAEVVLVEGVGGFRVPFAADYDSADLAVDLGLPLILVVGMRLGCLSHALLTVEAIAHRGLPLAGWIANHVDPAMLRPEQNVAALEERIPAPLLGRLPWCADGDPRQAASSLRLPD, encoded by the coding sequence ATGAGCACCGAAAAACCCGCCCGCGCCTGGTTCATCGCCGGCACCGACACCGGGATCGGCAAGACCTTCGCCACCTGCGCGCTGCTCCATGCCGCCCGCAGCCGCGGGAAAACCGCCCTCGGCATGAAGCCGGTGGCCGCCGGTGCGCTGCGGATCGGCGACGAATGGATCAACGAGGACGCCGCCGCGTTACGCGCCGCCGGCAGCTTCGACCCCGGCCTGGCGCTACTCAACCCCTGCTGCCTGCGTGAGCCGATCGCCCCCCACCTCGCCGCCGCCGAGGAAGGCGTGCACATCACGCTGGCGCCACTCCTTGCCGCCTTCGATGCGCTGCGCCGGCAGGCCGAGGTGGTGCTGGTCGAAGGCGTGGGCGGCTTTCGCGTGCCTTTTGCCGCGGATTACGACAGCGCCGACCTCGCCGTCGACCTCGGCCTGCCGCTGATCCTGGTGGTCGGCATGCGCCTGGGCTGCCTCAGCCATGCGCTGCTCACGGTCGAAGCCATCGCCCACCGCGGCCTGCCCCTGGCGGGCTGGATCGCCAACCACGTCGATCCCGCGATGCTGCGCCCGGAGCAGAACGTCGCCGCGCTGGAAGAACGCATCCCCGCACCGCTGCTGGGCCGCCTGCCCTGGTGCGCGGACGGCGACCCACGACAGGCGGCAAGCAGCCTGCGTCTGCCGGACTGA
- a CDS encoding OmpH family outer membrane protein codes for MNVRTLSLVAAALVGFSQAAVAETKIGFVNSDRVMREAAPAVRAQQRLEKEFEKRDQELQRLAKDLQSMQEELERNGTTMADGDRRTKERTLGELNRDFQRKQREFREDLNQRRNEELASVLDKANRTVKQIAESESYDIIFQEAVYASPKIDITDKVIKALSEAK; via the coding sequence GTGAACGTCCGCACCCTCTCCCTGGTGGCCGCCGCGCTGGTCGGCTTTTCCCAGGCTGCCGTCGCCGAAACGAAGATCGGCTTTGTCAATTCCGATCGCGTGATGCGCGAGGCCGCGCCCGCCGTGCGCGCCCAACAGCGACTGGAGAAGGAATTCGAGAAGCGCGACCAGGAGCTGCAGCGCCTGGCGAAGGATCTGCAGTCCATGCAGGAAGAACTCGAGCGCAACGGTACGACCATGGCCGATGGCGACCGGCGCACCAAGGAACGCACCCTGGGCGAGCTCAACCGCGATTTCCAGCGCAAGCAGCGCGAGTTCCGCGAGGACCTCAACCAGCGCCGCAACGAGGAACTCGCCTCGGTGCTGGACAAGGCCAACCGCACGGTCAAGCAGATCGCCGAGAGCGAAAGCTACGACATCATCTTCCAGGAAGCGGTCTACGCCAGCCCGAAGATCGACATTACCGACAAGGTCATCAAGGCCCTGTCCGAGGCCAAGTAA
- a CDS encoding TrmH family RNA methyltransferase: MKAIRARDNPTVKRLHALAHSARERRKSGETVLDGAHLVDAALAARWPLKALIVSESGLLRAEHRALLERAPSAAERILLTDTLFAHVSPVDAPSGLLAVIDLPPAVPPPALGGDLIVLDGVQDPGNLGTILRTAAAAGIGHALLTAGCTQAWSPRALRAGMGAQFMLRIEEHTDAISRLTAYPGRRLATALGEGARPLYALDLAGPVAWLFGAEGQGLSPALLAAADQRVLIPMAGGIESLNVGAAVAVCLFEQRRQRTVLRDRVPG, from the coding sequence GTGAAGGCGATCCGCGCCCGCGACAACCCCACGGTCAAGCGCCTGCACGCGCTCGCTCACTCGGCGCGCGAGCGGCGCAAGTCCGGTGAGACCGTGCTCGACGGTGCCCATCTCGTCGATGCTGCGCTCGCCGCGCGCTGGCCGCTGAAGGCCCTGATCGTGTCCGAATCCGGCTTGCTGCGTGCCGAGCATCGCGCCCTGCTCGAGCGCGCGCCGTCCGCTGCCGAGCGCATCCTGCTCACCGACACGCTGTTCGCCCATGTCAGCCCGGTCGACGCCCCTTCCGGGCTGCTCGCCGTGATCGACCTGCCGCCCGCCGTGCCGCCACCGGCGCTGGGCGGGGATCTCATCGTGCTCGACGGGGTGCAGGACCCGGGCAACCTCGGCACCATCCTGCGCACCGCGGCGGCGGCTGGCATCGGCCACGCGCTGCTCACCGCGGGCTGCACCCAGGCCTGGTCACCGCGGGCCTTGCGCGCGGGGATGGGGGCGCAGTTCATGCTGCGGATCGAAGAGCACACCGACGCCATATCCCGACTCACCGCCTATCCCGGCCGCCGCCTGGCGACGGCGCTGGGCGAGGGCGCCCGGCCGCTGTATGCGCTCGATCTCGCCGGCCCCGTCGCCTGGCTGTTCGGCGCCGAAGGCCAGGGGCTGTCGCCCGCGCTGCTCGCCGCCGCCGACCAGCGCGTGCTGATCCCGATGGCGGGCGGCATCGAATCGCTCAACGTCGGCGCCGCGGTCGCCGTATGCCTGTTCGAACAGCGCCGCCAGCGCACGGTGCTGCGCGACCGCGTTCCCGGCTGA